One window from the genome of Bdellovibrio sp. NC01 encodes:
- a CDS encoding ligase-associated DNA damage response exonuclease, with amino-acid sequence MDLIKATTEGLYCAAGDFHIDPWRPVKNAVITHAHSDHARWGSRLYYAHEKCVPLIRHRLGEGIPIVAKKWGEKFKMGDTWVSFHSAGHILGSSQVRVEYKGKVWVASGDYKRTSDLSCDPFEVVPCNTFISEATFALPVYKWDSSEVTAHKIYDWWQSDLERPTLIFCYALGKAQRILAELTRFTDRPVYQHGAIESLTEVYRHHGVKMLPTRSVFDEEKTYSFKGDLILAPPSAHRSPWMKRFKEPQTAFASGWMQVRGTRRRKGYEKGFALSDHADWNELLQTINETGAETVFLTHGRTDVLKQYLEEQGKAVRLFQTEYEDQEEAS; translated from the coding sequence ATGGATTTGATCAAAGCAACCACAGAAGGTTTGTACTGTGCTGCGGGCGATTTTCATATCGACCCATGGCGACCTGTGAAAAATGCGGTGATCACTCACGCCCATTCCGATCATGCCCGTTGGGGTTCACGTCTTTATTATGCTCATGAAAAATGCGTTCCGTTGATCCGACATCGTCTGGGTGAAGGAATTCCTATCGTCGCAAAAAAATGGGGCGAAAAATTTAAGATGGGCGACACCTGGGTGAGCTTTCATTCCGCCGGTCACATTCTGGGCTCTTCACAAGTTCGCGTGGAATATAAAGGCAAAGTATGGGTCGCATCCGGCGACTACAAGCGTACTTCCGACTTATCCTGTGATCCTTTTGAAGTTGTCCCATGCAATACCTTTATTTCTGAAGCAACATTCGCACTGCCCGTTTATAAATGGGACTCTAGTGAAGTGACCGCGCATAAGATTTACGATTGGTGGCAAAGCGATCTTGAACGGCCGACTTTGATATTTTGTTATGCCTTAGGAAAAGCGCAAAGAATTCTGGCGGAATTAACTCGCTTTACTGACCGCCCCGTTTATCAACATGGAGCCATCGAATCTTTGACGGAGGTTTATCGTCATCACGGTGTTAAAATGCTGCCAACCCGTTCCGTCTTTGATGAAGAGAAAACCTATTCCTTTAAGGGTGATCTGATACTGGCACCGCCTTCAGCACACCGTTCACCTTGGATGAAACGTTTTAAAGAACCACAAACGGCTTTTGCTTCCGGATGGATGCAGGTCCGCGGCACGCGTCGTCGCAAAGGCTACGAAAAAGGTTTTGCACTTTCCGATCACGCTGACTGGAATGAACTTCTACAGACTATCAATGAAACAGGTGCAGAAACGGTGTTTCTGACTCACGGGCGCACGGACGTTCTTAAACAATATTTAGAAGAACAAGGTAAAGCGGTACGTCTGTTTCAAACCGAGTACGAAGATCAAGAGGAGGCATCATGA
- a CDS encoding DUF4142 domain-containing protein: MNFKKLFLSSALLSMLVGPAALALSDSEIAEIMKTANQAEIDAGKMAKSKASNSEVKDFAKHMVSAHESNMKDGKKVAKKEKIKPENNDTAKDLKKSAKDQMAELKTKKGSEFDKAYIDNQVAMHQQLLNDLDSKFIPQASNAEFKSFLEETRTHVQEHLSKAQQIQSSMASSAPAPGQPSTK; encoded by the coding sequence ATGAACTTCAAAAAACTTTTCTTATCATCTGCCCTTCTTAGCATGCTTGTCGGTCCGGCCGCGCTTGCATTAAGCGATTCAGAAATCGCCGAAATTATGAAAACCGCAAATCAAGCTGAAATTGATGCCGGCAAAATGGCGAAGTCTAAAGCTTCTAATTCGGAAGTGAAAGACTTCGCGAAGCACATGGTTTCGGCTCACGAATCGAATATGAAAGACGGTAAGAAAGTTGCGAAAAAGGAAAAAATTAAACCTGAAAATAACGACACGGCCAAAGACCTTAAGAAAAGTGCTAAAGATCAGATGGCAGAGCTGAAAACGAAAAAAGGATCTGAATTCGACAAGGCTTACATCGATAATCAAGTGGCAATGCACCAGCAATTGTTAAATGATCTGGATTCTAAATTCATTCCTCAAGCAAGCAATGCGGAATTTAAATCATTCCTTGAAGAAACCCGCACGCATGTGCAAGAGCATCTCAGCAAAGCCCAACAAATTCAATCATCGATGGCTTCCTCAGCACCGGCTCCAGGTCAACCTTCGACGAAGTAA
- a CDS encoding YceI family protein produces MMKSVFAAFVLVFATSAYAADTYKIDTKASTVTWKAAHKVGAVHDGGIAVKEGSVQVDKGQVSSGTITVDMTTITNNDLKDSPDYQKKLVGHLASGDFFNVEKYPTSTFKLTSITPKAKDEVLVKGELTMVGKTQPIEFPAKVTVAKGTVTGEANVTIDRTNWDLKYGSGNFFKSLTADKIINDTFELNLKLVAKK; encoded by the coding sequence ATGATGAAGTCAGTTTTCGCAGCATTCGTTCTTGTGTTCGCAACTTCTGCTTACGCAGCGGACACTTATAAAATCGACACTAAAGCAAGCACAGTAACTTGGAAAGCTGCGCACAAAGTTGGCGCCGTTCATGACGGTGGCATCGCAGTTAAAGAAGGTTCAGTGCAAGTTGATAAAGGCCAAGTATCAAGCGGTACAATCACTGTTGATATGACGACTATCACTAACAATGATTTGAAAGACAGCCCTGACTACCAAAAGAAATTAGTAGGTCACTTGGCTTCAGGTGATTTCTTCAACGTTGAAAAATACCCAACTTCAACTTTCAAATTGACTAGCATCACTCCAAAAGCAAAAGACGAAGTTTTGGTTAAAGGTGAATTGACGATGGTTGGTAAAACTCAACCTATCGAATTCCCAGCAAAAGTAACTGTTGCTAAAGGCACAGTAACTGGCGAAGCGAACGTAACAATCGACCGTACAAATTGGGATTTGAAATACGGTTCAGGCAACTTCTTCAAATCATTGACGGCCGATAAAATCATCAATGATACATTTGAATTGAATCTTAAATTGGTTGCAAAAAAATAG
- a CDS encoding NAD(P)/FAD-dependent oxidoreductase, which produces MKNNFLRRPRKAHVIIIGAGAAGLACARELRDADVSCTILEARERIGGRAYSVANHFPAIEYGAEFIHGAQPVLIDLLHRHNLAFLDLCDNHLFWRKGKLHELPDFWEKLDKVNSLLSKTLVHDRNMEDFMKAHHKKIRQDTAQLYKAYIEGFQAADLGLIGERALAIAEKDDEPELNSQSQFRPSAGYSTVMQALLKETGLRKEHIHFNHKVQEILWDENGIAIRSTTENSRRTFHCDYVVITVPISVLKTQMKISPAIPALFNSLSSVHMGHVQRINFEFSERFWESLSKKPIGFLHSGAEEYFPTWWTQMPQRTNILNAWQGGPKAYEMSFWSEKKRVVMALRSLSRMTGRSLAYLQEHYLGHFTHNWSQDPFSLGACSYQGVLKGRENSQLRKPFEKRILIGGEGTSQGSDQGTVHGAIHSGVRCAQQIMEDLS; this is translated from the coding sequence ATGAAAAACAATTTCCTACGGCGGCCCCGTAAAGCCCACGTCATCATTATTGGTGCTGGTGCTGCGGGTCTGGCTTGCGCGCGCGAACTTCGTGACGCCGATGTCAGTTGCACGATTCTTGAGGCCCGCGAACGTATCGGCGGTAGAGCTTATTCTGTTGCCAATCATTTTCCCGCAATCGAATACGGGGCTGAATTCATCCACGGGGCGCAACCCGTCTTGATCGATCTTCTGCATCGTCACAATTTAGCCTTCTTAGACCTGTGTGATAATCATCTCTTCTGGCGTAAAGGCAAGCTGCACGAGCTTCCCGATTTTTGGGAAAAGCTTGATAAAGTGAACAGTCTTTTAAGTAAAACTCTTGTGCATGATCGCAACATGGAAGACTTCATGAAAGCGCATCACAAAAAAATTCGTCAGGACACGGCTCAGCTTTACAAAGCTTACATTGAAGGATTTCAAGCTGCCGATTTGGGCTTGATTGGCGAGCGCGCTCTGGCCATTGCCGAAAAAGATGACGAGCCCGAATTAAATTCTCAAAGTCAGTTCCGTCCTAGCGCTGGATATTCCACCGTCATGCAGGCGTTGTTAAAAGAAACCGGTCTGCGTAAAGAACACATTCACTTTAATCACAAGGTCCAAGAAATTCTTTGGGATGAAAATGGCATCGCGATTCGCTCGACAACTGAAAATTCTCGTCGCACTTTTCACTGCGATTATGTGGTGATCACCGTACCCATTTCCGTTCTTAAAACTCAAATGAAAATCAGCCCTGCTATTCCCGCTCTTTTCAATTCGCTTTCATCTGTGCATATGGGTCACGTGCAAAGAATTAACTTTGAATTCTCGGAACGATTTTGGGAAAGCTTATCTAAAAAACCGATAGGCTTCTTACACTCAGGTGCCGAAGAATATTTCCCGACGTGGTGGACGCAAATGCCTCAACGCACGAATATATTAAATGCGTGGCAAGGTGGTCCCAAAGCTTACGAAATGAGTTTTTGGAGTGAGAAAAAACGTGTTGTCATGGCGCTGCGAAGTCTATCGCGAATGACCGGGCGAAGTTTAGCCTACTTGCAAGAGCACTACCTTGGTCACTTTACTCACAACTGGAGTCAGGACCCGTTTAGTCTTGGTGCATGTTCCTATCAGGGCGTATTAAAAGGACGTGAAAATTCCCAACTTCGCAAACCATTTGAAAAAAGAATTCTGATTGGTGGCGAAGGCACTTCGCAAGGTTCAGATCAGGGCACGGTTCATGGGGCAATTCACTCAGGCGTCCGATGCGCGCAGCAAATTATGGAAGACCTTAGCTAG
- a CDS encoding OsmC family peroxiredoxin, which translates to MERLAEVHWEGNLKEGRGEISTGSQSLDHASYEFATRFNGKTGINPEELVAAAHASCFSMALAAELTKIHFEPKELFTTAHVQLVQDGKEGWKIKSSHLCLEAVVPGLDYAKFQSIAEGAKANCPISKLMKAEVSLEIRMLTNEKQFPTAAP; encoded by the coding sequence ATGGAGAGACTTGCGGAAGTGCACTGGGAAGGTAATTTAAAAGAAGGTCGCGGTGAAATTTCAACTGGCAGCCAGTCTTTAGATCACGCCTCTTATGAATTTGCGACCCGCTTTAATGGGAAAACTGGAATTAATCCTGAAGAACTTGTCGCGGCCGCTCACGCCAGTTGTTTTTCCATGGCCCTTGCTGCTGAACTTACAAAAATTCATTTCGAACCCAAAGAGCTCTTCACCACAGCCCATGTACAGCTTGTTCAAGATGGTAAAGAAGGTTGGAAAATAAAATCTTCGCATCTTTGTCTTGAAGCCGTGGTTCCCGGTTTGGATTACGCAAAATTTCAGTCGATTGCCGAAGGTGCAAAAGCCAACTGCCCGATTTCAAAATTGATGAAAGCTGAAGTCAGTCTTGAAATCAGAATGCTGACAAATGAAAAACAATTTCCTACGGCGGCCCCGTAA
- a CDS encoding phosphatase domain-containing protein — translation MNKILVVLGMLLSFAAEAKVLVISDIDDTLKVTNVRSKAGAGSSFFDDGSLFKGMPELFQALQASYNDIEFHYVSLAPKALMFEQHEDFIKENHFPLTALHTNPNWKQDPEYKQKTIRALLAEKKPELVIYFGDNGQFDTVVYRQMNQEFKSIPEVTYIREAYSSKGADILPVLPGQVGFVTSFEVTIDLISKNILPASVYPKMEKLIYKALKKDDGDEHFGRMMYPHWMDCRDFKWQWNLTNTSPAFNFIKQDILKRCTR, via the coding sequence ATGAACAAAATCTTAGTCGTTCTTGGAATGTTACTTTCCTTCGCGGCAGAGGCAAAAGTCCTTGTGATCTCTGATATCGATGACACTTTAAAAGTCACAAATGTGAGATCTAAGGCCGGTGCGGGCTCTTCATTTTTCGACGACGGCAGTCTTTTTAAAGGTATGCCTGAGCTGTTTCAGGCTTTACAGGCTTCCTATAACGACATCGAATTCCACTATGTCAGCTTGGCTCCGAAGGCCCTGATGTTTGAACAACATGAAGACTTCATCAAAGAAAACCACTTCCCACTGACAGCCCTTCATACAAACCCCAACTGGAAACAAGATCCAGAGTACAAACAAAAAACCATCCGTGCATTATTGGCCGAAAAGAAACCGGAATTGGTTATCTATTTTGGCGACAACGGGCAATTCGATACGGTCGTGTATCGCCAGATGAATCAGGAATTTAAATCTATTCCTGAAGTCACTTATATCCGTGAAGCTTACTCTTCGAAAGGTGCCGATATCTTGCCGGTTCTTCCGGGGCAAGTGGGGTTCGTCACTTCATTTGAAGTCACGATTGATTTGATCAGCAAAAATATTTTGCCTGCTTCCGTCTATCCGAAAATGGAAAAGCTGATTTACAAAGCACTTAAAAAAGATGATGGCGACGAACACTTTGGTCGCATGATGTATCCGCATTGGATGGACTGCCGCGATTTCAAATGGCAGTGGAATCTGACAAACACTTCACCTGCATTTAACTTTATCAAGCAAGACATATTGAAACGCTGCACACGCTAA
- a CDS encoding flagellin, with protein MGMRINTNIAALNAQRNLVGTQRVVNDSMAKLASGSRINKAADDAAGLAISERLKAQIRSASQAQRNANDGISMIQTAEGGLNEVGNIIVRLRELAIQGSSDTVGETERGMLNKEVVQLRSEIDRIAKSTTWGTTKLLDGSAPKFDFQVGINNNADTDRISFEAGAHSATLASLGLEGLDFSSKEGSREALQKLDDAQTNVNGTRAYLGALQNRLTSTSDNLGVMHENLSAANSRIRDTDVAATSSEMTRNNILMQAATSVLAQANQSNQLALKLIG; from the coding sequence ATGGGAATGAGAATTAATACAAACATTGCTGCACTTAATGCTCAAAGAAACCTCGTTGGAACACAAAGAGTTGTGAACGATTCGATGGCGAAATTGGCAAGTGGCAGTCGTATCAATAAAGCTGCTGACGATGCTGCAGGTTTAGCGATTTCTGAACGTTTGAAAGCACAAATTCGCTCTGCAAGCCAAGCTCAACGAAATGCAAATGATGGTATCTCGATGATTCAAACTGCCGAAGGTGGATTGAATGAAGTCGGCAATATCATTGTGCGTTTACGTGAATTGGCCATCCAAGGTTCATCTGACACTGTTGGTGAAACTGAACGTGGCATGCTCAATAAAGAGGTTGTGCAACTTCGCAGTGAAATCGATCGTATTGCGAAATCGACAACTTGGGGTACAACGAAACTTTTAGATGGTTCCGCTCCTAAATTTGATTTCCAAGTGGGCATTAATAATAATGCCGACACTGATAGAATTTCTTTCGAAGCCGGTGCACACTCTGCGACTTTGGCATCGTTAGGTCTTGAAGGTTTGGATTTCTCGTCGAAGGAAGGTTCGCGTGAGGCTTTGCAAAAGCTTGACGACGCACAAACGAATGTCAATGGTACAAGAGCGTATCTAGGCGCCTTGCAAAATCGTCTGACTTCGACTTCTGACAACTTAGGTGTGATGCACGAAAATCTTTCGGCAGCGAACAGTCGTATTCGTGATACCGATGTTGCAGCGACATCTTCAGAGATGACCCGCAACAATATCTTGATGCAGGCAGCAACATCTGTTCTTGCACAAGCAAATCAATCGAATCAATTGGCACTTAAACTTATCGGTTAG
- a CDS encoding zinc-binding alcohol dehydrogenase family protein, with amino-acid sequence MKVIGYLESLDIENPESLLNLDLPTPEPGPMDILVRVKAVSVNPVDTKIRKNTKPNPGEPKILGWDAAGIVEKIGSKVQHFKVGDAVYYAGSLTRPGTNAEFHLVDERIAALKPQKLSFEEAAALPLTSITAYEALFDRMNVLVNDQEYLLILGGSGGVGSMAIQLAKKETRLKVIATASRASSQEWCRKLGADIVIDHNKDLHQQLREHGIDTVKYIFSTTHSDVHRESIEKMIAPQGTFCLIDDPPNFPINGFKRKSVGVHWEFMFTRSMFETPDMIKQHQLLTKIAGMIDRAEIQTTINHIFEGMTAENFRKAHQMIESHKTIGKIVIKF; translated from the coding sequence ATGAAAGTCATCGGCTATCTCGAGTCCTTAGATATTGAAAATCCAGAATCTCTTTTAAATCTTGATCTGCCAACACCAGAGCCAGGGCCGATGGATATTCTTGTGCGAGTCAAAGCTGTATCCGTCAATCCAGTCGATACAAAAATTCGTAAGAATACAAAACCCAATCCCGGTGAACCAAAAATTTTAGGATGGGATGCTGCGGGGATCGTTGAAAAGATCGGCAGCAAAGTTCAACACTTCAAAGTTGGCGATGCCGTTTATTACGCCGGCAGTTTAACTCGCCCAGGAACGAATGCGGAATTTCATTTAGTTGACGAGCGCATCGCAGCTTTAAAACCGCAAAAGCTTTCCTTTGAAGAAGCGGCCGCTTTGCCACTGACAAGTATTACGGCCTATGAAGCGTTATTTGATCGCATGAACGTATTGGTGAACGATCAGGAGTATTTATTGATCCTGGGGGGATCGGGCGGAGTTGGGTCCATGGCGATTCAATTAGCAAAAAAAGAAACACGCCTGAAAGTGATTGCGACGGCATCGCGCGCCTCTTCGCAAGAGTGGTGTCGAAAACTTGGCGCTGATATCGTGATTGATCATAACAAAGACCTGCATCAGCAATTGCGTGAACATGGTATCGACACGGTCAAATATATTTTCAGTACCACTCACAGTGATGTGCACCGTGAAAGTATTGAAAAGATGATCGCGCCCCAAGGAACTTTTTGTCTGATCGATGACCCACCAAATTTTCCGATTAATGGCTTTAAACGAAAAAGCGTCGGTGTGCATTGGGAGTTTATGTTTACGCGCTCGATGTTTGAAACGCCTGACATGATTAAGCAGCATCAGTTGCTAACTAAAATTGCGGGTATGATTGATCGCGCAGAGATTCAAACGACCATCAATCATATCTTCGAAGGCATGACCGCTGAAAACTTCAGAAAGGCCCATCAGATGATCGAATCCCATAAGACCATAGGGAAGATCGTCATCAAATTTTAG
- a CDS encoding TolC family protein yields the protein MGTFLKRQLAFSIVALVFVSSAFAAPAKQPAVVKVNPDTLKTMLLEQNISLQVQLNKVYQAKEQVNISRASLLPSINLGSVISSGPSFALTTVSMLLPFLMPSNWFDLKESQYLLNAQATSYYIAQLNTYSSAYSVYLTVVGDMELREVLYKQYTNYKEIEDLIQMAVDAGMMQQSDLLQARAQTQLASIQVSQVDDLLQKEKAAIRNMLALPLSQEIQFDKVHTSQTATELLPAQVILDRATAKSPEIKQMNSMISAANTAKWSKAFSFLTGASLGASRSGAGSAFGSVQTTGTVNLGFGYFPALKLSDYNIDELKLQKKQITFDQAELIESTLGSLYEAQKQVALAQQAQATLQDVYEGEVEKFRAGLTDLLHVLSAANSLTTALTNQVKAQTNLDSMRVSLNRIVIDERFAQVGACEIERKGSGGIKGRLGRVFNPKKDQVTLDEACGPQTVN from the coding sequence ATGGGAACGTTTCTAAAACGCCAGCTCGCATTCAGCATCGTTGCACTTGTATTTGTTAGTTCTGCCTTTGCAGCTCCAGCAAAACAACCAGCCGTGGTGAAAGTGAATCCTGATACTTTGAAAACAATGTTGCTTGAGCAAAACATCTCTTTGCAGGTGCAACTGAACAAAGTTTATCAAGCCAAAGAGCAAGTTAACATCAGCCGTGCTTCTCTTCTTCCATCAATCAATTTGGGTTCTGTGATTTCAAGCGGTCCAAGTTTTGCGCTTACGACGGTTTCAATGTTGTTGCCGTTCTTGATGCCTAGCAACTGGTTCGATCTTAAAGAAAGCCAGTACTTGTTGAATGCGCAAGCGACGTCTTACTACATCGCCCAGTTGAACACTTACTCTTCAGCGTACTCGGTTTACCTGACTGTTGTTGGCGACATGGAACTTCGCGAAGTTCTTTACAAGCAATACACAAACTACAAAGAGATCGAAGATTTGATTCAAATGGCGGTTGATGCCGGCATGATGCAACAATCTGATTTGTTGCAAGCTCGTGCACAAACGCAATTGGCTTCTATCCAGGTTTCGCAAGTTGACGATCTTCTGCAAAAAGAAAAAGCGGCGATCCGCAACATGCTAGCATTGCCACTTTCTCAAGAAATCCAATTCGATAAAGTTCATACAAGCCAAACGGCGACAGAGCTTTTGCCAGCACAAGTGATCTTGGATCGCGCGACAGCTAAATCGCCAGAGATCAAACAAATGAATTCGATGATTTCTGCTGCGAACACAGCGAAATGGTCCAAAGCATTTAGCTTCCTGACAGGCGCTTCATTGGGTGCTTCTCGTTCGGGTGCGGGTTCTGCTTTCGGTTCTGTGCAAACAACAGGAACTGTGAACTTGGGCTTCGGTTACTTCCCGGCCTTGAAGTTATCTGACTACAATATCGACGAACTGAAACTGCAAAAGAAACAAATCACGTTCGACCAAGCGGAGTTGATCGAATCGACTTTGGGTTCTTTGTATGAAGCGCAAAAACAAGTGGCTTTAGCACAACAAGCGCAAGCGACTTTGCAAGATGTTTACGAAGGTGAAGTTGAAAAGTTCCGTGCAGGTTTGACGGACTTGTTACACGTGCTTTCTGCTGCCAATTCTTTGACGACAGCTTTGACGAACCAAGTGAAAGCGCAAACGAACCTTGATTCAATGCGTGTGAGCTTAAATCGTATCGTGATCGACGAACGCTTCGCACAAGTTGGCGCTTGTGAAATCGAGCGCAAAGGTTCGGGCGGTATCAAAGGTCGTTTGGGTCGTGTCTTCAATCCGAAGAAAGACCAAGTGACTTTGGATGAAGCTTGCGGTCCACAGACTGTAAACTAA
- a CDS encoding STAS domain-containing protein: MIEQKSFGYTLSHKNKMLVVSFTGELTPVVAPGLEACRQEILAKPEVKCVVFYFQDVGSVHPDAIPVLAQMQRDIRSRGLELRLCSLKQPLREKLVRMGVVRGMEVTDDLRSALISFGKVA; this comes from the coding sequence TTGATCGAACAGAAGTCGTTTGGCTATACGCTGAGTCATAAAAATAAGATGCTCGTTGTTTCTTTTACAGGGGAGCTGACGCCCGTGGTGGCGCCGGGGCTCGAGGCCTGTCGTCAAGAAATCTTGGCAAAGCCTGAAGTGAAGTGCGTCGTCTTTTACTTCCAAGATGTCGGTTCGGTCCATCCGGATGCGATACCTGTATTAGCACAAATGCAAAGAGATATTCGTTCACGCGGGTTGGAGTTGCGCTTGTGTTCGCTGAAACAACCTTTACGAGAAAAACTCGTGCGCATGGGTGTGGTGCGAGGAATGGAAGTCACTGACGACCTCCGCTCCGCACTTATTTCATTCGGCAAAGTTGCTTAA